The DNA window GGGTATATCAAATATTTTTCCTAAACTTCGTCCTCTTCCCCGGAAGCAGCAAGGTACCCCGGCGTTATTTTATGCAGGAAGAGGACGAGCATGACCGGTTAAGCGATGTGGTATGTTCAATTTTTTACGAACTCCCCAAATTGGACAAGCTGGTACAGGACTGTTTAAACGGCAAGCAGGACATATCCGTATTGCCGGC is part of the Treponema primitia ZAS-1 genome and encodes:
- a CDS encoding Rpn family recombination-promoting nuclease/putative transposase produces the protein MQVQRTDDDIKVRAIVLGARMLSGQAKRGEQYKQIRRVYQIFFLNFVLFPGSSKVPRRYFMQEEDEHDRLSDVVCSIFYELPKLDKLVQDCLNGKQDISVLPA